The genomic interval CCGGCGAGTGCGGACACGGAATCGCGCAGGGCGAGAAACTCGAACCGGGTGGCTTCGAGGCGGTGGTGCTGAAGGACGAGGGGCACCGTGACGACGGCCGCGGTGAGGGTGGTGGCGAGGATGGGGGTTTTCATGGCCAGGATCTGGGTTGGGATTTGGGTGAGGAAGCCGAAGGCGCCGGTGGCCGCAGTGGCGGCCCCGGCCTGCGAGGCGGCGAGGACCACCTGGGCGGCCAGTCCGGCCGGGAGCGCCTCCGCCGCATGGACACCGAGCGTGCCGGAGAGGGCGGCTGCCGAGGTGGTGACACCGCGTCGGGCAAGTGCGCTGCGCAGACGTTCGAGGGCACGGTCAATCCGCATCCGGGCGGCATCCTCGCTGATCCCGAGGGCGTCCCCGACGGCGCGCAGGGTGCGTCCTTCGAGGAAGCGGAGCAGCACGACCAGGCGATCGGCTTCGCGCAGATCGTGAAGAGCGTCATCGAGGACGGGGCGGAGGCGGTTCCAGTCCGGGACTTCCTCAGGGGTGTCGTGGAGCATGGCGTGGGCCATTCGTTCGCGCCGGGACCGGCGCTGTTCGGATCGCAGGGAACGGCAGGCGAGGTGGTGGGTGGTGGTGTGGAGCCACCCGGAAAGCGCGGGGTGGCGCACCAGGCGCGGGGCCTGGGAAGCCAGGGCGACAAAGACCGCCTGGGTGACGTCCTGGGCGCGGTGGGTGTCGCCGCCGAGAATCCGGAGGGCGGTCGAATAGACCAGGGTGAGATGGCGCTGGACGAGGGTCTCGAACGCCGCATCGGAGCGTTCGTCGGCGAACCGAAGCAGGAGGGATCGGTCGTCGAGGGTGGATTCGGACAACGGGGTCACGCATCCATCAATGCCCGCGGACCGGCAAACCGAACGAATGAAATAGCGTGCACCGGGAGGCGGGCGGTGGGGAAAGGGGGGGAAGCGGCGCGGCGGGAAGGGGTCGTCACAGGCCGAATCCTGGTCAGGTGGCCCCGCCCAATCCACCCGCACCTCCGGGATGCACGGCCTTCTTGACATGAGCGGGCAGAAGAATGTATGTATCCGTTGCGGATGCAATTGTTACGGATAGATGGAGCATGGACCCGAAGTTGATCGATCCCACGTCGCACCTGCCGCTGACTCCGGCGGTGTTTCATATCCTGCTGGCCCTGTCGGAATCCGAACAGCACGGGTACGCCATCATGCGGAGCGTCACGACCAGCACCGACGGGGTGGTCCGGATGGGACCGGGGACACTTTACGGAACGATCAAGCGCTTGCTGGAGGCGGGTTGGATCGAGTCCTGCGACGAGAGGCCGGATCCGGAACTGGATGACGAGCGGCGCCGGTACTA from Verrucomicrobiia bacterium carries:
- a CDS encoding sigma-70 family RNA polymerase sigma factor, which translates into the protein MTPLSESTLDDRSLLLRFADERSDAAFETLVQRHLTLVYSTALRILGGDTHRAQDVTQAVFVALASQAPRLVRHPALSGWLHTTTHHLACRSLRSEQRRSRRERMAHAMLHDTPEEVPDWNRLRPVLDDALHDLREADRLVVLLRFLEGRTLRAVGDALGISEDAARMRIDRALERLRSALARRGVTTSAAALSGTLGVHAAEALPAGLAAQVVLAASQAGAATAATGAFGFLTQIPTQILAMKTPILATTLTAAVVTVPLVLQHHRLEATRFEFLALRDSVSALAGLQEDHDRLRALADLAREIEELRALDPEWARLRDEAAALRSNPPPPLQEVLADARSRLATAEEARADAEEKIQFRATQTRTVNDMKQLGLGARIFATDNEDVLPRSFDQLTGIVDGRIDLDRFEFYPQPRIISELEPQLFIFREKAPRPRPGGGWVRVYTLADGSVQSLESDTEDFSRIEREHYGVASEEIPESLRDQRAYRTDTP
- a CDS encoding helix-turn-helix transcriptional regulator, encoding MDPKLIDPTSHLPLTPAVFHILLALSESEQHGYAIMRSVTTSTDGVVRMGPGTLYGTIKRLLEAGWIESCDERPDPELDDERRRYYRLTGYGRRVAEAEAQRYRAIVREARSKGLLTGPATGTA